The Pseudalkalibacillus hwajinpoensis DNA window ATGATAAATTGATTGATTTTGCTGGTGCAGGCGCTACAGTACCAATCACAAGTTTTGGTCATTCCCTGCTTCATGGCGCTATGCAACAGGGAGAAGAGCACGGGTTTATCGGGATTGCAATGGGGATTTTTCAGCTAACTTCGGCAGGCATTTCCTCAGCCATTGTCTTTGGATTCATTGTAGCCATATTATTTAAACCAAAGGGGTGAGAGCAGTGAGTAAAAAGCGGCGGGTCATATTCGTAACAGATGGAGATTTATATGCACAGAAGGCGATCGAAAAAGTAGCATCTGATATTGGAGGACGGTGTATAAGTCAGTCGGCAGGAAATCCGACCCCGCTTGCTGGGTATGAAATTGTATCTCTCATTCATCAGACCCCACACGACCCAGTCTTCGTCATGTTTGATGATAGTGGATTCCCTGGTGAAGGGTATGGTGAGCTCGCGATGCAATCTGTAGCTGAGGATGAGAACATAGAGTTGCTTGGTGCGATTGCAGTTGCGTCCAAAACTCATTTTTCAGAATGGACGAGGGTAGATGTGTCGATTGACCGATTTGGGGAGCTTACTCATTATGGGGTTGATAAGGGAGGGTTTCCTGATATGGAAGCAGGAAGGATCGATGGAGACACTGTTTCCATATTAGATAAACTTAATTTACCTATTGTGATTGGAGTTGGAGATATAGGTAAAATGTCTGGTTTAGATGACCCTTCCGTTGGTTCTCCAATAACGTTAAAAGCTGTTAAGATTCTGCT harbors:
- the spoVAE gene encoding stage V sporulation protein AE produces the protein MEYLLAFAVGGAICVIGQLLLDIFKLTPAHVMSSFVVAGAVLDGFGIYDKLIDFAGAGATVPITSFGHSLLHGAMQQGEEHGFIGIAMGIFQLTSAGISSAIVFGFIVAILFKPKG
- a CDS encoding stage V sporulation protein AE, translating into MSKKRRVIFVTDGDLYAQKAIEKVASDIGGRCISQSAGNPTPLAGYEIVSLIHQTPHDPVFVMFDDSGFPGEGYGELAMQSVAEDENIELLGAIAVASKTHFSEWTRVDVSIDRFGELTHYGVDKGGFPDMEAGRIDGDTVSILDKLNLPIVIGVGDIGKMSGLDDPSVGSPITLKAVKILLERSGFNDI